In Rhipicephalus microplus isolate Deutch F79 chromosome 7, USDA_Rmic, whole genome shotgun sequence, one genomic interval encodes:
- the Dad1 gene encoding dolichyl-diphosphooligosaccharide--protein glycosyltransferase subunit, which yields MASATTWDVVKRFLDEYSATTPKKMKIIDSYLVYVMLTGIVQFVYCCIVGTFPFNSFLSGFITCVASFVLGVCLRLQANPQNKSQFFGISPERAYADFVFAHIILHLVVINFIG from the coding sequence ATGGCCTCCGCGACAACCTGGGACGTCGTCAAGCGGTTCCTCGACGAGTACTCCGCCACGACGCCCAAGAAGATGAAGATCATCGACTCGTACCTCGTCTACGTCATGCTCACGGGCATCGTGCAGTTCGTGTACTGCTGCATCGTGGGCACGTTCCCGTTCAACTCGTTCCTCTCCGGCTTCATCACCTGCGTCGCCTCGTTCGTGCTGGGCGTCTGCCTGCGGCTCCAGGCCAACCCGCAGAACAAGTCTCAGTTCTTCGGCATCAGCCCCGAAAGGGCCTACGCGGACTTCGTGTTTGCGCACATCATCCTGCACTTGGTCGTCATCAACTTCATCGGCTGA